The sequence GCGGGGACCGTTTCGGAAAAGCAAAACTACAGCGCCTTGGACCCGCAGCCCTATCCCGGCACGTCCTACTACCGCCTTAAACAAACCGACTTCGATGGCAACGCCTCCTTTTCCCCCGTTGAAAAAGTGGAACTTACCACCGTAAACCCCATACAGGTATTCCCCAATCCATCCGATGGGGTCTTTTACATCACCGGCCCCAAACTGAATGCCGCCAACATTAAAGTCCTCAACGGTTTGGGCCAGGAGGTGTTTCCGGGAATTATGGAAGGCAGCAAGCTGGCCATCGACTTAAGGCCGCTTGCACCGGGCCTCTATATTTTGAAGGCCTGGGACGGGACTTCCTTACATTCCGTGCGCATGGTAAAAAAGTGACCCCCGTTGCAGGCCAAGGCATGGCCCCCGCAACAAAATACCTGCAAAAGCAAATTGGTATTGCCCCACAACTGTTATTTTTGCCACCGGGTTAAAAAATACCCCAATCCGACATCTTAACCGTTTATTATCCGTATAGACATTATGCCCGAAAAAAGCAGCGTTTTTGACATGATAGGGCCCATTATGATAGGGCCATCGAGTTCCCATACTGCGGGCGTGGTGAGGATAGCACGGGCGGCAGTGGCCATTTTGGGTGGCGTGCCCGAAGAGGCCGAAATTACTTTTTACAACTCCTTTGCCAGGACATACGAAGGACATGGCAGCGACCGCGCCATCATTGCCGGCCTGATGGACTTCCATACGGACGACAAACGCATCAAAGAAGCGTTGGCCCTGGCAAAAAAGGCCGGGCTCAAGCACCACTTCAAATCCATAGGCAACGCCTCCACGTTCCACCCCAACACCATCAGGCTGAAATTAAAGAAGGGCGAAAAAAACATTGAAATCCTGGGCGAAAGCAGGGGCGGTGGGCTGGTGAACATCGCGGAAGTCAACGGGTTTAAGGCGGACTTTACGGCCTCTAACCACACCCTTATCATTTATGCTGACGATGTAAAGGGCAGCGTTGCCTTTATCGCCAGCGTAATTGCCAACGACCAATGCAACATCGCCACCATGTCCGTTTCGAGAAAAGGAAAACATGACCTGGCCTGCCTGGTCATAGAAATGGATTCCGGGATAAAAGATGTAACATTTACCTACCTAAATAGTCTTAGTTGGGTAAAAGAGGTCATATATGTCCCTGAAATAGCATAATTGAATATGATGAGATTGTCTGTAGCCTGGTTTTTGATCTGTTCGGCCCTTTTGCCTGCCTATTCGCAAAATGAAGCCCCTGTGAAGGAATGGACCCTCCAGGAGTGTGTAAAGGTCGCCCTCGACAACAACCTAAATGTGAGAAGGGGCTTGTACAACGTGGAAAGTTTTAAAGTGGGCATGTTCCAATCCAAGATGGCGTTTTTGCCCTCGCTCAATGCGGCTTCCTCCTATGGCCAGAATTTTGGAAGGGCGCTCAACCCGGTGACCAACTCTTTTATCAATAGGAACACGTCCAATATCAATGTACAGGGCAGTGCATCCCTTACCCTTTTTAACGGGCTTCGGCTGCAAAATAGCTTTCGCCAAAGCCAAAGGGACTACGAAGCGTCCACGCAAGACCTGGAAAAAGCCAAAAACGATGTCACCATCAATGTGGTCACCTTGTACGTCAATGTGATTTTCAACCAGGAGTTGTACGAGAATGCCACTTACCAACTCAACTCCAGCCAACAGCAACTGGAGAGGATAAAAAAGCAGGTAGCGGCAGGCGGCCTTACCC comes from Flammeovirgaceae bacterium and encodes:
- a CDS encoding T9SS type A sorting domain-containing protein, whose amino-acid sequence is AGTVSEKQNYSALDPQPYPGTSYYRLKQTDFDGNASFSPVEKVELTTVNPIQVFPNPSDGVFYITGPKLNAANIKVLNGLGQEVFPGIMEGSKLAIDLRPLAPGLYILKAWDGTSLHSVRMVKK
- the sdaAB gene encoding L-serine ammonia-lyase, iron-sulfur-dependent, subunit beta, translating into MPEKSSVFDMIGPIMIGPSSSHTAGVVRIARAAVAILGGVPEEAEITFYNSFARTYEGHGSDRAIIAGLMDFHTDDKRIKEALALAKKAGLKHHFKSIGNASTFHPNTIRLKLKKGEKNIEILGESRGGGLVNIAEVNGFKADFTASNHTLIIYADDVKGSVAFIASVIANDQCNIATMSVSRKGKHDLACLVIEMDSGIKDVTFTYLNSLSWVKEVIYVPEIA